A window of Candidatus Nitrospira allomarina genomic DNA:
AGAAGAATGGCGAGTTGATGGGTCAGCGTGCCGATTTGCGCGTGGACGTCTTTGGTTTTTCCACGTGTTTGCTCCACTAATTGTTTCTGTCGCAGAACGTCCGCCGCCGCGGCCACGCCCTGTCGGAACCGCAAGGTGACCAATTGAAGAACTTTCTCATTGGTCGAGATCTGTTTCTCCAGCAAAGCCAGTTGGCCTCGTTGTTCAAGCAGGTTATACCAGGTTTTCGCCATCTGACTTGATAAGGTGATCGCGGCAACCGTGAGGTCGGCCTGACTGGCTTGCGCGTCGAAGTTCGCCGCGCTTCCAAATGCTCGTACCCGTCCCCACAGGTCCAGCTCATAGGCCACCGATACTCCTACAGCGAAACGATCGGTCTGCGTGCCTAAATCACTGCGACTCCGGCTGGCAGTACTGTTTCCGTTTAAGAATGGAAACCGGGGAGCTCCATCACGCACGGCGATGGCTTCCGCCTGCCGCAGGCGGTCCCAGGTGGCCAACAGCGTCGGATTGTCTTCCAGCGCGCGTTCAATCAGCCGGTCAAGGGCCTCGTCTTCAAAGGCTTCCCACCATTTGTCCGGTAACGCATGCTGGCCGGAATGGGAAAACGAATCGGGCGGCTGAATCTTCAATTCAATGGGTTGTGGGTCGAACAGACACCCGGTTAACAGCATCAGGAAAATTCCTGTGAGGATAGCGCGACAATACTGGAGGGTATTCATACGAAGTTGCGAATGACGAGGGAAAATAATTTCTGATTCCTTTATGGATGATACTTGTCTGAACGTTATGGGACCGAAGATGAAGAACGTCCTTTTATTGGGTCCTGGGGACGAACACGATCCATCCAACCGTTTCACCCCCATACTTCTCTGTTCGGTTAGTATACCCGGGATATTTCCCTGAATTTTTTCCCCATCCTTCTTTTTTGTAAGAAAACCTGACAGAATTCTGTTTTGACAAACTTTGATACAATTTTTTTCCCCTCACTCCCCGTTCCGGCGTCATAATAATGAAGAAGGGTGATCTTGATGAGCCATATGGATTCGTTACCGCATCTCCTGGTTGTTGACGATCAACCGGATATCCGCAATCCGCTTTCAAACTATCTCACGCAAAAGGGCTTTCGGCTGAGTACGGCTGGAAGCGCGGCGGAGGCCCGGAAAATTCTCGAGACCAGCGCCATCGACCTCGTTGTGCTGGATATCATGATGCCGGGAGAAGACGGTCTCTCTCTTTGCCGTCATTTACGTGAAACAAAGGACATTCCCATTATTTTACTCACGGCCATGGCGGAAGAAACGGACCGCGTGATCGGGTTGGAAATGGGTGCGGATGATTATGTCGTCAAACCGTTTAATCCCAGGGAATTGTTGGCACGAATCAAGTCCGTGCTCCGGCGGGCGAATAGTCTTCCATGGAAAGAACGGCGCATTGCGGAAAAAACCATTCAATTCGACCGATGGGTCTTACAGGTTTCGCAACGAGAACTCGTCGGAGAGGATGGCGTGGCCATTCCGCTCAGCACCGGGGAATTCGTGCTGTTGACGGTGTTCCTGAATCATCCACGCATGGTGTTGACTCGTGATCAATTACTCGACCTCACCCGCCATCGCGCGGGCGATGTGTTTGATCGCAGTATCGACAATCAGGTCAGCCGGTTGCGAAAAAAGATTGAAATCGATCCCA
This region includes:
- a CDS encoding response regulator, whose product is MDSLPHLLVVDDQPDIRNPLSNYLTQKGFRLSTAGSAAEARKILETSAIDLVVLDIMMPGEDGLSLCRHLRETKDIPIILLTAMAEETDRVIGLEMGADDYVVKPFNPRELLARIKSVLRRANSLPWKERRIAEKTIQFDRWVLQVSQRELVGEDGVAIPLSTGEFVLLTVFLNHPRMVLTRDQLLDLTRHRAGDVFDRSIDNQVSRLRKKIEIDPKLPSLIKTVWGGGYTFTAEVTLQ
- a CDS encoding TolC family protein, producing the protein MNTLQYCRAILTGIFLMLLTGCLFDPQPIELKIQPPDSFSHSGQHALPDKWWEAFEDEALDRLIERALEDNPTLLATWDRLRQAEAIAVRDGAPRFPFLNGNSTASRSRSDLGTQTDRFAVGVSVAYELDLWGRVRAFGSAANFDAQASQADLTVAAITLSSQMAKTWYNLLEQRGQLALLEKQISTNEKVLQLVTLRFRQGVAAAADVLRQKQLVEQTRGKTKDVHAQIGTLTHQLAILLGKPPKSLVIPDDPVLIDLPPLPSTGLPGELIQRRPDVQATFYQVQAADARVAAAIAERFPRIDLAGSITTNLTPTLTSGAFAVAPGGLFANWLATVSAQIVAPIFNAGARAAQVDLSKAARSEVLHNYEFTVLQAFQEVENALVGETQQREKTNSLEDQFHIATQVIERLRARYLNGATAYLDVLNALNSQQELEREILTARRTLIDFRVDLAKALAGGWPMTKPEIRGLTISNG